The following proteins are co-located in the Spea bombifrons isolate aSpeBom1 chromosome 3, aSpeBom1.2.pri, whole genome shotgun sequence genome:
- the CLDN16 gene encoding claudin-16, translated as MRIPLQYVGFFLAFLSAGFLIVATWTDCWMENADDSLEVSTKCRGLWWECVTNVFDGIRTCDDYDSIYAEHSIKLVATRALMIMADILAGFGFIILLLGLDCVKLLTDDSNVKFKICFVSGITMVIGGVPGIIGSVWYALDVYVERSNLLYSVFLGIQYKFGWSCWLGMAGSLGCFLCGGVLICCHYFFEENGYGRSHSYSSRKSYIHTGDPLTNFYSPSKTETAKMYAVDTRV; from the exons ATGAGGATTCCCCTGCAGTATGTTGGCTTTTTCTTAGCATTTCTCTCTGCTGGTTTTTTGATTGTGGCGACATGGACTGATTGTTGGATGGAAAATGCTGATGACTCCTTGGAG GTGAGTACAAAATGTCGCGGCCTTTGGTGGGAATGTGTCACCAATGTGTTTGATGGAATACGGACCTGCGATGATTATGACTCGATATATGCAGAGCACTCAA TCAAATTAGTGGCCACACGAGCATTAATGATAATGGCAGATATTCTGGCTGGATTTGGGTTTATCATTCTTCTCCTGGGGCTTGACTGCGTAAAACTTCTCACAGATGACTCAAACGTCAAGTTTAAGATCTGCTTTGTTTCCGGGATTACAATGGTTATTGGAG GTGTCCCTGGGATCATCGGGTCGGTATGGTATGCCCTTGATGTTTATGTGGAGCGATCAAATTTACTGTATAGTGTTTTCCTAGGAATCCAATATAAGTTTGGTTGGTCTTGTTGGCTTGGAATGGCTGGGTCTCTAGGATGCTTTTTATGTGGCGGTGTCCTCATATGCTGCCATTACTTTTTTGAAG AAAATGGATACGGGAGAAGCCATTCTTATTCCTCTAGAAAAAGCTATATACACACTGGTGATCCACTCACCAACTTTTATTCTCCTTCGAAAACAGAAACTGCTAAAATGTATGCTGTGGACACTAGAGTATAA